The nucleotide window GACTCAGAAGTTTAACACCTCATTGACTAAAGAACGTGACTTTCACCTCCTCAATGGCAATAAAGTTAAAGTTCCCTTTATGACCAACTACGAAAATCAATTCGTACATGAATATGATGATTTCAAAGTATTGGGTCTTCCTTATTCGCAAGGTCCAGATAAGCGTAAGTTCACAATGTACTTTTACCTCAGTGATGCGAAAGACGGGCTTCCGTCTTTAATAAAGAAGATCGGTTCCACACCCAACTTTTTTGACCATCACATTCCACGAGAAAAGGTAAGAGTCGGGGAGTTTTTTATACCAAAATTTAAGATAGAATTCAGGTTTGAAGCTTCTGATATGTTGAAGAAATTAGGCCTTAAACTCCCTTTCGAGTTTGGACCTCGAATCACCGAAATAGTGGACTCACCAAACCTTTATGTTTCGAGCGTCATCCATAAATCTGTTGTGGAGGTGAATGAAGAAGGTACAGAAGCTGCAGCGGTCACTGTATGCATTATGAGGGAAGGTTCACGGCAGCGGGCGCCAAgcacttttgttgattttgtggCGGATCACCCGTTTTTGTTTGTGATTAGAGAAGATGTGACCGGGGTTGTGTTGTTTGTGGGACAGGTGTGTGACCCTAGTTTAAGTATCTAGTGTCCTTACCTTTTGTTTATGGTTGCCAAATCACTTGTTGCGTTTGCTGATTAAGAACACGATGTCGGGCTTTTATGCACAAACTGAATTTTGGACTAATAATTTTTGACTATTTAGTTCTATTCAAGCTATTGATTTGCTATGTTTTGTGATGTTCATTTCTTGTTTTTACTACAAATATAAAGGTATGACTAactttttaaagaaaatatatgaTTGAGTGGGAATTAAAATACCAATTTGGATAGAGAAATTACTACCCGCTGGATCCTGTTTAGGAGTTTGTTTCAATCCAACCCATTTCCTTTTATGTTTTGACCACTGGAGTTATACCAGCTTTACCATATGATGCACATCTGTTATTTGCTCCTTTTAGCTTTCCATTGTATGATTGATTGGAACAACATTCTTAttacaaaagaaaaaaagaaagtgAACTCCATTAATAatttatatatgtattttttttattttaggagCATGTTATGTAATTGATTTTTGACTACGTAGAGTATGCAGCACAGAGGTAATTTTAAGAGTATTGGATACAGGAACCTAAAGTATTTATTGGGTTACAGTAATAAATTTGTTAACTGGGCGGATCTCGATATCTGAACAACATACCACTTTGTGCGACTTTTGACCCATTTCACATGTTTGAACACATCTCACTACACCATTCTTGTTTTTTAACGTGCATGCGTTCTCATTGGTTTCTTTGAAATACAATATAATCGGATAAATATTGATCCTACAATATGAGAAAAGACTTGAGGTGTGCATGTGATCTATATGGGTAATTTAAGGATCAAAACAAGTCAGGGTTGGGTTTACTTGACACACTTTTTATCCAAAAGTTAGATTTAATCATAACCCACTGAGCCATCCATGTTACTGCCAAATTTATTTCATGCTACCTTGACCCCTTAGTAGTTTCCATTCCCTAATTTCTTTGACCCGTGACGAATTTATCGGATAAACCTGACCCGTTTAATCATATATTTGCTTCTACTTTTCAACTGCTTACTCAAAAACTTGCCGGTTTAATCATATATTTGCTTTTACTTTTCAACTGCTTAATC belongs to Helianthus annuus cultivar XRQ/B chromosome 5, HanXRQr2.0-SUNRISE, whole genome shotgun sequence and includes:
- the LOC118492249 gene encoding serpin-ZX-like, yielding MALFFRHPSQPQPRRHDQSMMISNQTHVSTALATHLLSNEHDSNVVFSPLSIQVALSVLSAGCKGETLDQLLAFLKADTTDDLNSLYLQLVSSILADGSPGGGPILSSVNAVWVGENFHLKPCFKQVVDTVYRAACKQVDFHKGVEVAREVNSWAKKETKGLIKEVITAKEVTDDTMIILANAIYFKGTWTQKFNTSLTKERDFHLLNGNKVKVPFMTNYENQFVHEYDDFKVLGLPYSQGPDKRKFTMYFYLSDAKDGLPSLIKKIGSTPNFFDHHIPREKVRVGEFFIPKFKIEFRFEASDMLKKLGLKLPFEFGPRITEIVDSPNLYVSSVIHKSVVEVNEEGTEAAAVTVCIMREGSRQRAPSTFVDFVADHPFLFVIREDVTGVVLFVGQVCDPSLSI